The Spiroplasma citri genome has a segment encoding these proteins:
- the rplX gene encoding 50S ribosomal protein L24 — protein MDKVKFKKGDLVKVIAGKHKGTEGPIIRVLREKSRVVIEGITNIKHVKPSQDNTEAGIQQVPASVHISNVALIDPKNKKEITKISYQIADNGKKVRIARKSKAHLA, from the coding sequence ATGGATAAAGTTAAATTTAAAAAAGGTGACTTAGTGAAAGTTATAGCCGGAAAACACAAAGGAACAGAAGGACCAATCATTCGTGTCTTACGTGAAAAAAGTCGTGTGGTAATCGAAGGAATTACAAATATTAAACATGTAAAACCTTCGCAAGATAACACTGAAGCAGGAATTCAACAAGTTCCCGCTTCAGTTCATATTTCAAATGTTGCATTAATTGATCCAAAAAATAAAAAAGAAATTACTAAAATTAGTTATCAAATTGCTGATAATGGTAAAAAAGTTCGCATTGCTCGTAAATCAAAAGCGCATTTAGCGTAG
- the rplE gene encoding 50S ribosomal protein L5, whose translation MNVNLEKKYKNTIVKELFKEQDFQSIMQVPVVKKIVVNMGAGDATQNSKVIEDITNQLALITGLRPVVTKAKGSIASFKLREGMPIGAKVTLRGKKMYQFLDKLINIALPRVRDFRGLNKDAFDGRGNYTLGIKEQIIFPEIDYDKVKRVRGMDITIVTSATNDADARTLLNKMGMPFKK comes from the coding sequence ATGAATGTTAATTTAGAAAAAAAATATAAGAATACAATTGTTAAAGAATTATTCAAAGAGCAAGATTTTCAATCAATAATGCAGGTTCCTGTTGTTAAAAAAATTGTTGTTAACATGGGAGCTGGTGATGCAACACAAAATAGTAAAGTAATTGAAGATATTACAAATCAATTAGCATTAATAACTGGCCTACGACCAGTTGTTACCAAAGCTAAAGGTTCAATTGCTTCCTTTAAATTACGTGAAGGAATGCCAATTGGAGCAAAAGTTACTTTACGTGGGAAAAAAATGTATCAGTTTTTAGACAAACTAATTAACATTGCTTTACCACGAGTAAGAGATTTCCGTGGGCTTAATAAAGATGCCTTTGATGGGCGTGGAAATTATACCCTAGGAATCAAAGAACAAATTATTTTCCCTGAAATTGACTATGATAAAGTTAAAAGAGTACGGGGAATGGATATTACAATTGTCACAAGTGCAACTAATGATGCTGATGCTCGAACATTATTAAACAAAATGGGAATGCCATTTAAAAAATAG
- a CDS encoding type Z 30S ribosomal protein S14, with protein sequence MAKKSLKVKQQCHPKFKVRGYTRCGNCGRPHAVLRKFDLCRLCFRNLASKGQIPGVRKASW encoded by the coding sequence ATGGCCAAAAAATCATTAAAAGTTAAACAACAATGCCATCCAAAATTCAAGGTAAGAGGTTATACTCGATGTGGAAACTGTGGGCGACCTCATGCTGTGTTACGTAAATTTGATTTATGTCGTTTATGCTTTAGAAATTTAGCAAGTAAAGGACAAATTCCTGGGGTTAGAAAAGCTTCATGATAG
- the rpsH gene encoding 30S ribosomal protein S8: MMIDTIADMLTRIRNANQRLHRSVKMPSSKMKVRIAEILKEEGYVEDFKVSGDIKKDLTLTLKYKGKTKVISGLKRISKPGLRVYVTVEKVPQVLNGMGIAIISTNQGIMTDKTARQAHLGGEVIAYVW; the protein is encoded by the coding sequence ATGATGATTGATACAATCGCTGATATGCTAACAAGAATTCGCAATGCTAATCAACGTTTACACAGAAGTGTAAAAATGCCATCAAGTAAAATGAAAGTAAGAATTGCTGAGATTTTGAAAGAAGAAGGCTATGTCGAAGATTTTAAAGTATCAGGGGATATTAAAAAAGACTTAACGTTAACTTTAAAGTATAAAGGTAAAACAAAAGTTATTTCAGGATTAAAACGAATCTCAAAACCAGGTTTAAGAGTTTATGTAACCGTTGAAAAAGTACCTCAAGTTTTAAATGGGATGGGAATTGCAATTATTTCAACAAACCAAGGAATTATGACAGACAAAACAGCAAGACAAGCTCACTTAGGTGGGGAAGTTATTGCTTATGTGTGATAG
- the rplF gene encoding 50S ribosomal protein L6, with translation MSRIGNRELKIPVGLEVTIQPNNVIVKGVKGQLEQTIPSVITVVAKEGVVTTTRANDVKHSKQLHGTINSLIQGMLEGVSKGFKKELEINGVGYRAALVGDKLTLSLGYSHPVEYKIPQGITITLPKPTQIIVEGISKQLVGEVAANIRNYRKPEPYKGKGVKYKNEHIIRKEGKSAGK, from the coding sequence ATGTCTCGAATTGGTAATAGAGAGTTAAAAATTCCAGTTGGTCTTGAAGTAACAATTCAACCAAATAATGTTATTGTAAAAGGCGTAAAAGGACAATTAGAACAAACAATTCCAAGTGTTATTACTGTTGTCGCCAAAGAAGGTGTTGTGACAACAACTAGAGCAAATGATGTGAAACATAGTAAGCAATTACATGGCACAATTAATTCTTTAATTCAAGGAATGTTAGAAGGTGTCAGCAAAGGTTTCAAAAAAGAATTAGAAATTAATGGAGTAGGGTATCGTGCGGCGTTAGTTGGTGATAAGTTAACGTTAAGTTTAGGATATTCACATCCAGTTGAATATAAAATTCCGCAAGGAATTACAATTACACTTCCAAAGCCAACACAAATTATTGTGGAAGGAATTTCAAAACAATTAGTTGGTGAAGTAGCTGCAAACATCAGAAATTATCGTAAACCAGAACCTTACAAAGGTAAAGGAGTTAAATACAAAAACGAACACATTATCCGTAAAGAAGGAAAATCTGCTGGTAAATAG
- the rplR gene encoding 50S ribosomal protein L18 — protein MANLQSQSRSAKRKRRHFRVRAKINGTTAAPRLNVFKSNGHFYAQLIDDVKQKTIVAASTLKMAGLKSRSNIAAAEKVGTEIAKKALEKKVTTVVFDRGGYLYHGKVKAFAEAARKAGLKF, from the coding sequence ATGGCAAATTTACAAAGTCAAAGCCGTAGTGCAAAACGAAAAAGAAGACATTTTCGTGTTCGTGCCAAAATTAATGGTACAACAGCTGCTCCTCGTTTAAATGTGTTTAAATCAAATGGGCATTTTTATGCCCAATTAATTGATGATGTGAAGCAAAAAACAATTGTTGCAGCCTCAACATTAAAAATGGCTGGTTTAAAATCAAGAAGCAATATCGCTGCGGCAGAAAAAGTTGGCACTGAAATTGCAAAAAAAGCACTTGAAAAAAAAGTTACAACGGTAGTATTTGATCGTGGTGGATATTTATACCATGGAAAAGTAAAAGCATTTGCAGAGGCTGCTCGTAAAGCAGGATTGAAATTTTAA
- the rpsE gene encoding 30S ribosomal protein S5: MFEEKVVTIRRVTKVTKGGRHFRFAAVVVIGDKKGRVGFGTGKANEVPDAIKKAIKEAKKQLVKVPLVGTTVPHEVIGHFGAGKVLIKPARKGTGVIAGGPIRVVIELAGLADVYTKSLGSNTPINMIRATLDGLSNLRTIDQIAKLRGKTVEELQG; encoded by the coding sequence ATGTTTGAAGAAAAAGTCGTAACAATTCGTCGTGTTACTAAAGTAACAAAAGGAGGACGTCATTTCCGCTTTGCGGCAGTTGTTGTGATTGGTGATAAAAAAGGTCGTGTTGGTTTTGGGACTGGGAAAGCAAACGAAGTTCCTGATGCAATCAAAAAAGCAATTAAAGAGGCAAAAAAACAATTAGTAAAAGTGCCACTAGTGGGAACAACTGTTCCGCATGAAGTTATTGGTCATTTTGGAGCAGGAAAAGTATTAATTAAACCAGCTCGCAAAGGGACAGGAGTTATTGCTGGAGGGCCAATCCGAGTTGTGATTGAATTAGCAGGTTTAGCAGATGTTTATACAAAATCATTAGGATCAAATACCCCAATTAATATGATTCGTGCAACATTAGATGGTTTAAGTAATTTACGAACAATTGATCAAATTGCAAAATTACGTGGTAAAACCGTAGAAGAGTTACAAGGATAA
- the rplO gene encoding 50S ribosomal protein L15 yields MKLNELQYTDGARHSKKRLGRGTSSGLGKTAGKGHKGQNSRTGGGVRPGFEGGQTPIFRRLPKVGFTNLTTKKYILLNLSDLEKLGLNEINHQTLVAKKVLKNEKELIKILGNGTISKSVNVKVNKVSQTAKTAIEKAGGKVEVI; encoded by the coding sequence ATGAAATTAAACGAATTACAGTATACTGATGGAGCCCGTCATAGTAAGAAACGACTAGGACGAGGAACTTCATCAGGATTAGGAAAAACAGCTGGTAAGGGACATAAAGGGCAAAATTCCCGCACAGGTGGGGGTGTTCGCCCTGGATTTGAAGGGGGACAAACCCCAATATTCCGTCGTTTACCAAAGGTTGGTTTTACTAATTTAACAACCAAAAAATATATCTTGTTAAACTTAAGTGATTTGGAAAAGTTAGGATTAAATGAAATTAACCATCAAACATTAGTTGCCAAAAAAGTGCTAAAAAATGAAAAAGAATTAATTAAAATTTTAGGTAATGGTACAATATCTAAGAGTGTTAATGTTAAAGTTAACAAAGTTTCGCAAACTGCAAAAACAGCAATTGAAAAAGCTGGAGGAAAAGTGGAGGTAATATAG
- the secY gene encoding preprotein translocase subunit SecY — protein MKTKAKKRKTTRRNREVDIVKSSNFFVKNKDLIKRIGFTLLILVLIRLGSYLTVPGVKISPNFQDLSNNDQFFSLISMLGGGTLGKFSILALGVSPYITASIIVQLLSTDVIPPLSRWAKTGERGRKKLDRLTKWLTIPFAIMQGIATIFTMTNQGIISPKWDSSDFGTGSPIFYYTLVPTALIAGTMLMLWLADQMTIRGIGNGVSLIIFAGIVAQLPNNLQTTFKFWISAQEDINLLFDGILKFLVYVVMFLLVVLFVVMLNESERKLPIQQTGSGLVSGNEENRPFLPLKINSAGVIPVIFASALISAPITVAQIISVSNPNNGFVQFTNNYLLFSTWPGIIIYAILTILFTFLYSQVQMNPEKIAENFQKAGTFIPGVRPGKETEKYIKGTINRLSILGSVFLAAIAILPYVISKLTALPSALAIGGTGLIIMVSVALETMRQVKGRITQQAFIDKKSQQLTDDTKDSYLW, from the coding sequence GTGAAAACTAAAGCGAAAAAAAGAAAAACAACTCGCCGTAATCGTGAGGTTGATATTGTTAAATCATCAAATTTTTTTGTTAAAAATAAAGATTTGATTAAACGAATTGGCTTTACTTTATTAATTTTAGTTTTAATTCGTTTGGGTAGTTATTTAACAGTTCCAGGCGTAAAAATTTCACCTAACTTTCAAGATTTATCAAACAATGATCAGTTCTTTAGTTTGATTTCGATGTTAGGGGGAGGAACACTTGGAAAGTTTTCAATTTTAGCTTTAGGAGTATCACCTTATATTACTGCATCTATTATTGTGCAGTTATTATCAACCGATGTAATTCCGCCCTTATCACGCTGAGCAAAAACTGGTGAACGTGGGCGGAAAAAATTAGATCGTTTAACAAAATGATTAACAATTCCGTTTGCAATTATGCAAGGAATTGCCACAATTTTTACTATGACAAACCAAGGCATTATTTCTCCAAAATGAGATTCATCTGATTTTGGAACTGGAAGTCCAATCTTTTATTATACATTAGTTCCGACAGCCTTAATTGCAGGAACAATGTTAATGCTTTGATTAGCTGATCAAATGACAATTAGAGGGATTGGTAATGGGGTCTCATTAATTATTTTTGCTGGAATTGTTGCGCAATTACCAAATAATTTACAAACAACCTTTAAATTCTGAATTTCAGCACAAGAAGATATTAACTTATTATTTGATGGAATTTTAAAATTCTTAGTGTATGTCGTAATGTTCTTATTGGTTGTTTTATTTGTTGTAATGTTAAATGAATCAGAACGTAAATTGCCAATTCAGCAGACAGGAAGTGGTTTAGTATCAGGAAATGAAGAAAACCGCCCCTTCTTACCATTAAAAATTAATTCCGCCGGAGTTATTCCCGTAATTTTTGCCTCGGCATTAATTTCAGCCCCAATTACTGTTGCACAAATTATTAGTGTAAGTAATCCAAATAATGGTTTTGTGCAATTTACAAATAATTATTTATTGTTTAGTACATGACCAGGAATTATTATTTATGCAATTTTAACAATTTTATTTACTTTCCTATATTCACAAGTACAAATGAATCCTGAAAAAATTGCTGAGAATTTTCAGAAGGCCGGAACTTTTATTCCTGGCGTTCGCCCTGGGAAAGAAACGGAAAAATACATTAAAGGAACAATCAACCGTTTAAGTATTTTAGGATCAGTCTTTTTAGCAGCAATTGCGATTTTACCCTATGTGATTAGTAAATTAACAGCTTTACCAAGTGCATTAGCAATTGGAGGAACAGGGTTAATTATTATGGTATCAGTAGCATTAGAAACAATGCGTCAAGTTAAAGGGCGAATTACGCAACAAGCGTTTATTGATAAAAAATCACAACAATTAACTGATGATACTAAAGATTCATATTTATGATAG
- a CDS encoding adenylate kinase codes for MRNFILLGAPGSGKGTQSDHLVKKFGFTHISTGNIIRDNIKQKTPLGILCQQYADQGKLVPDDIMIQMVENHLQIVRGDLIWDGFPRTIAQAKKLDQLLQKLNSKVDHTLYFEIDEAKLIERIMGRLTCPTCGRTYHKTALPPKVAWVCDDDQTPLVQRKDDNEEKIKIRLAAYHADTAPLIEYYLNQQVLTVIDADMEGHAVWDQIMAVLK; via the coding sequence ATGCGAAATTTTATTTTGTTAGGAGCTCCTGGAAGTGGAAAAGGAACCCAATCAGACCATTTAGTCAAAAAGTTTGGTTTTACTCATATTTCAACTGGCAATATTATTCGAGATAATATTAAGCAAAAAACACCATTAGGTATTTTGTGTCAACAGTATGCTGACCAGGGAAAATTAGTTCCGGATGATATTATGATTCAAATGGTTGAAAACCATTTACAAATAGTAAGGGGTGATTTAATTTGAGATGGTTTTCCACGCACAATTGCACAAGCAAAAAAATTAGATCAATTATTGCAAAAACTAAATAGCAAAGTTGACCATACGTTATATTTTGAAATTGATGAAGCAAAGTTAATCGAACGAATTATGGGACGTTTAACTTGTCCAACTTGTGGGCGAACATATCATAAAACAGCATTGCCACCAAAAGTAGCATGAGTTTGTGATGATGATCAAACCCCATTAGTACAACGAAAAGATGATAACGAAGAAAAAATTAAAATTAGATTAGCGGCATATCATGCTGATACTGCACCGTTAATTGAATATTATTTAAATCAGCAAGTATTAACCGTTATTGATGCTGATATGGAAGGACATGCTGTTTGAGATCAAATTATGGCAGTTTTAAAATAA
- the infA gene encoding translation initiation factor IF-1: MAKTNLLEVQGTILEVLPNTMFKVQLENGATILAHVSGKIRMNYIRILPGDTVVVEMSLYDLERGRIVFRHK; the protein is encoded by the coding sequence ATGGCCAAAACTAATTTATTAGAAGTACAAGGAACAATTTTAGAAGTATTACCAAATACAATGTTTAAGGTGCAATTAGAAAATGGCGCAACTATTTTAGCTCACGTTTCGGGTAAAATCCGAATGAATTACATTCGCATTTTACCCGGCGATACAGTAGTTGTGGAAATGTCACTTTATGACTTAGAACGTGGGCGTATTGTTTTTAGACATAAATAA
- the rpmJ gene encoding 50S ribosomal protein L36: protein MKVRSSVKKICDKCRVIRRKERVMIICSQPKHKQRQG from the coding sequence ATGAAAGTAAGATCATCAGTTAAAAAAATCTGCGACAAATGTCGTGTAATTAGAAGAAAAGAGCGTGTGATGATAATTTGTTCACAGCCAAAACATAAACAACGACAAGGTTAA
- the rpsM gene encoding 30S ribosomal protein S13, with protein MARIGGVDIPNDKRAVIALTYIYGIGKPQSQQILKEAKISEDIRVKDLSEDELTTIRNEIAKLKIEGDLRREVALNIKRLMEIGSYRGMRHRKSLPARGQSSKQNARTVKGPRKTVANKKK; from the coding sequence ATGGCACGTATTGGCGGAGTAGATATTCCAAATGATAAGCGCGCAGTAATTGCGTTAACATATATTTATGGAATTGGAAAACCACAATCACAACAAATTTTAAAAGAAGCAAAAATATCAGAAGATATTCGTGTTAAAGATTTATCAGAAGATGAATTAACAACAATTAGAAATGAAATTGCCAAATTAAAAATCGAAGGAGACTTACGACGTGAAGTTGCCTTGAATATTAAACGTTTAATGGAAATTGGTAGTTATCGTGGAATGCGTCATCGTAAAAGTTTGCCTGCACGCGGACAGTCGTCAAAGCAAAATGCGCGAACAGTTAAAGGACCACGTAAAACAGTTGCTAATAAGAAAAAATAG
- the rpsK gene encoding 30S ribosomal protein S11, producing the protein MAVRKKTNKKKVKKNVLKGIAHIHSTFNNTIVTLSDEAGNVISWASAGAMGFKGSKKSTPYAAQMVAEAAGKASQEHGMSSVQVEVKGPGPGRDAAVRSIQTIGLEITSIKDVTPIPHNGARPPKRPRG; encoded by the coding sequence ATGGCTGTTAGAAAAAAAACGAATAAGAAAAAAGTTAAAAAAAATGTCCTAAAAGGAATTGCACATATTCATTCAACTTTCAATAATACAATTGTTACTCTTTCTGATGAAGCGGGTAATGTCATTTCATGAGCATCAGCAGGGGCAATGGGTTTTAAAGGAAGCAAAAAGTCAACTCCTTATGCTGCTCAAATGGTTGCTGAAGCAGCTGGGAAAGCAAGCCAAGAACACGGAATGAGTAGTGTTCAAGTTGAAGTAAAAGGGCCAGGCCCAGGGCGTGATGCTGCGGTACGGAGCATTCAAACAATTGGATTAGAAATCACTTCAATTAAAGATGTAACTCCAATTCCTCACAATGGGGCACGCCCACCAAAAAGACCAAGAGGATAG
- a CDS encoding DNA-directed RNA polymerase subunit alpha translates to MKQFIRPEFKLQAEDKANNYGKFLVEPLERGFGVTLGNAIRRTLLSATPGAAVFAVRIKGASHEFTAIPGVVEHVTKIILNIKNLVLKINQDIIPDGESVILKVVSSKEGEIYARDLVVPTGVEVINGDLLLATIAKGGELDLELHARNSRGYKSFTDNKKEKKYADLIVIDSNYCPIQRVAYNVEPTKVGKNADLEKLELEIQTDSSITPVNAVAMAAKVITEHLEFFVNLNEAIKATQIISSEAEAEEDELERSIDELEFTQRSQNCLKRAKIDTLRDLVSKSEDEIQEIRNLGKKSLTEIKDKVAQLGLNFRRD, encoded by the coding sequence ATGAAACAATTTATTAGACCAGAATTTAAATTACAAGCAGAAGATAAAGCCAATAATTACGGAAAATTTTTAGTTGAACCATTAGAACGAGGATTTGGTGTAACATTAGGAAATGCGATACGTCGAACATTACTATCAGCAACACCAGGAGCCGCCGTTTTTGCTGTTCGAATTAAAGGTGCCTCGCATGAATTTACTGCTATTCCTGGTGTTGTTGAACATGTTACAAAAATAATTTTAAATATTAAAAATTTAGTATTAAAAATTAATCAAGATATTATTCCCGATGGAGAATCGGTAATTTTAAAAGTTGTTTCTTCAAAAGAAGGAGAAATTTACGCAAGAGATTTAGTTGTCCCAACGGGAGTAGAAGTTATTAATGGTGATTTATTATTAGCAACAATTGCTAAAGGTGGAGAATTAGATTTAGAGTTACATGCTCGTAATTCACGTGGGTATAAATCATTTACAGATAATAAAAAAGAAAAAAAATATGCTGATTTAATTGTCATTGATTCAAACTATTGTCCAATTCAGCGTGTGGCATATAATGTTGAGCCAACAAAGGTTGGAAAAAATGCTGACTTAGAAAAATTAGAATTAGAAATTCAAACTGATAGTTCAATTACGCCAGTTAATGCTGTTGCAATGGCAGCAAAAGTTATTACTGAGCATTTAGAATTCTTTGTTAACTTGAATGAAGCAATTAAAGCAACCCAAATTATTTCATCGGAAGCAGAGGCTGAAGAAGATGAATTAGAGCGTAGCATTGATGAACTAGAATTTACGCAACGTTCACAAAATTGTTTAAAAAGAGCAAAAATTGATACCTTGCGTGATTTAGTTTCAAAATCAGAAGATGAAATTCAAGAAATTAGAAACTTAGGGAAAAAATCATTAACAGAAATTAAAGATAAAGTGGCCCAATTAGGTTTAAACTTTCGACGTGATTAA
- the rplQ gene encoding 50S ribosomal protein L17 translates to MSYQQKRGKNTAWRNGLMRNLATELIINERLEVTETRAKELRRHVDKLVTLGKRQDLHARRRAASFLRDIVANEKETALQKLFNGIAKKYKTRNGGYTRILKLDNRKGDNAPMVIIELV, encoded by the coding sequence ATGTCCTATCAACAAAAAAGAGGGAAAAATACTGCATGAAGAAATGGCTTAATGCGTAATTTAGCAACCGAGTTAATTATTAATGAACGTTTAGAAGTAACAGAAACACGGGCAAAAGAACTACGCCGCCATGTTGATAAATTAGTTACATTAGGGAAACGACAAGATTTACATGCTCGTCGTCGTGCTGCTAGTTTTTTACGTGATATTGTTGCAAATGAAAAAGAAACTGCATTACAAAAATTATTTAATGGTATTGCCAAAAAATATAAAACTCGTAATGGTGGCTATACACGCATTTTAAAATTAGATAATCGTAAAGGAGATAATGCTCCAATGGTGATTATTGAATTAGTCTAA
- the map gene encoding type I methionyl aminopeptidase — protein sequence MITIKTDQEIEYMRKACTTLKQIDQELKAMIKPGMTGIMLNHRAEEIIRANNCKPNFKGLYGFPAAICVSLNEVLVHGIPNHTPFMEGDLVSVDAGCSYEGYNSDGAFTVIVGKPRTAEHVKLLTVTETALAKATAILKPGVRIGDIGETIQTYVEGEGFFLPTEFTGHGIGQELHEDPMIPNVGTAGVGMRLQAGMTICIEPMVQIGTKAIKMLDDNWTPVSALHLCSAHFEDTILITPTGYEVLT from the coding sequence ATGATTACAATTAAAACAGACCAAGAAATTGAATATATGCGCAAAGCTTGCACAACATTAAAACAAATTGACCAAGAATTAAAAGCGATGATTAAACCAGGAATGACAGGCATTATGCTTAATCATCGCGCAGAAGAAATTATTCGAGCAAATAATTGCAAACCAAATTTTAAAGGTTTATATGGTTTTCCAGCTGCAATTTGTGTTTCTTTAAATGAAGTTTTAGTTCATGGAATTCCAAATCATACGCCATTTATGGAGGGTGACCTTGTTTCTGTCGATGCAGGCTGTTCATATGAAGGTTATAATAGTGATGGGGCTTTTACTGTAATTGTTGGTAAACCGCGAACAGCAGAACATGTGAAGTTATTAACTGTTACTGAAACAGCCTTAGCAAAAGCAACTGCAATTTTAAAACCAGGAGTGCGAATTGGTGATATTGGTGAAACAATTCAAACATATGTTGAAGGAGAAGGTTTTTTCTTGCCAACTGAATTTACCGGCCATGGGATTGGGCAAGAATTACATGAAGATCCAATGATTCCTAATGTTGGAACAGCAGGCGTCGGAATGCGCTTACAAGCTGGAATGACAATTTGTATTGAACCAATGGTTCAAATTGGAACTAAAGCAATTAAAATGTTAGATGATAATTGAACGCCAGTGTCAGCTTTGCACTTATGCAGTGCGCATTTTGAAGATACCATTTTAATTACACCAACTGGATATGAAGTTTTAACTTAA
- a CDS encoding glycosyltransferase family 2 protein has protein sequence MFLSFLIVAQNNQTKLMKTLLSIKEQTSDDYEIVLIDDSGFQPKSPLLEFMNECFYNNIGKQIQIITNLRSQGFSYGINTAISIAQGDFFMIVDEGQTIHKTAVAVLKEKVETYQVDHKKIDMLEFCLQYANSKEKSEIWNKCNVLLSPKTNKEVLAYINSSLFTKIFRRNLILQKNITLLDYRRTDTFFIYNALVYTGGFVAIKDVLVEYDLGIVNYSVFDLIKQWIYIFNLYRDLNLYREYQEELEYSFIRFCLITFLEIVSLQNNKRLSIKAIHSAENKLERRYKSFVKNKYIKNVKEPQFKMIVADIKGFIKHWKLENTK, from the coding sequence ATGTTTTTATCATTTCTTATTGTAGCACAAAATAATCAGACAAAATTAATGAAAACTTTACTATCAATTAAAGAACAAACAAGTGATGATTATGAAATTGTTTTAATTGATGATAGTGGATTCCAACCAAAATCACCACTCTTAGAATTTATGAATGAATGTTTTTATAATAATATTGGTAAACAAATTCAAATAATTACAAATTTACGAAGTCAAGGTTTTTCATATGGCATTAATACCGCTATTTCAATTGCGCAAGGAGATTTTTTTATGATTGTTGATGAAGGACAAACAATTCATAAAACAGCAGTTGCAGTTTTAAAAGAAAAAGTTGAAACATATCAAGTTGACCATAAAAAAATTGATATGCTTGAATTTTGTTTACAGTATGCTAATTCAAAGGAAAAAAGCGAAATTTGAAATAAATGTAATGTTTTACTATCACCTAAAACTAATAAAGAAGTGTTAGCATATATTAATTCTTCACTTTTTACAAAGATATTTCGTCGAAACCTTATTTTGCAAAAAAATATTACATTACTTGATTATCGTCGTACCGATACTTTCTTTATTTATAACGCATTAGTTTATACTGGTGGTTTTGTTGCAATTAAAGATGTTTTAGTTGAGTATGACTTAGGAATTGTTAATTATAGTGTTTTTGATTTAATTAAACAATGAATTTATATTTTTAATTTATATCGTGATTTAAATTTATATCGTGAATATCAAGAAGAATTAGAGTATTCTTTTATTCGTTTTTGCTTAATAACATTTTTAGAAATTGTTAGTTTACAAAACAATAAAAGATTATCAATTAAAGCTATTCATAGTGCCGAGAACAAGTTAGAACGTCGTTATAAAAGTTTTGTGAAAAATAAATATATTAAAAATGTGAAAGAACCACAATTTAAAATGATTGTTGCTGATATTAAAGGTTTTATTAAACATTGAAAACTGGAAAATACAAAATAA